The genomic segment GGCCGCACGGAGCGTGGCGACCACATTGACCAGAACTTCGACCATTACAGCGTGGAATACACCTTCCGCGATGGCAGCAAATTCTGGCTGGAAGGCCGCAATGCCATGAAAACGCACAACGAGTTCGCCTCCTACGTGCACGGCAGCAAAGGCATGGCCGTCATCTCCACCGCAGGTCACTTCCCCTCTCGTGCGATGACCTTTAAAGGGCAGAACAAGAACCCCAAGGAAATCATCTGGCGTGGTCCGAAGCAGGAGCCAAACCCTTACGACATGGAGTGGGAAGACCTCATTGACGCCATCGTTAACAACAAGCCCTACAACGAAGTCGAGCGCGGAGCCAAGGCCAGCCTCGTCACCGTCATGGGCCGTATGTCTGCCCACACGGGCCAGTTGGTGACTTACGACCAAGTCGTCAACCATGACCATGAGTTCGCCCCGAATGCGGACAAGCTGTCTCTGGACGGCCCTGCGCCTCTCCTGGCAGATGCCAGCGGCAAATACCCCATCCCATACCCAGGCCGTCACGGCATGTATGAGTACGTGGTGGGCGCATAAGCGACGGACACATTCCTCAAAAAGAAAGGCACCGGGAAAACCCGGTGCCTTTTTTAATGCTGTTTAAAAGTTTAGGAAGCACCTGAAACGCGCGAAACCTCAGGCAGCCGTAGGCCGGATGTGTTTGGCGCGACAAGCACTGATGTTTCTCGAGTCCCACCGCCAAACTATCCGGCTTTCTGGGAGGGGTGGAGAGATATTGCTACCCTGCTTGCTCTTCCAAACAACGAATGCCGGGGGAGACTTGCCTAGCGACCTCCCCCGGATCATTTTCCCGTCATTTTAGCCCACCTTCGTCCACGCGGCATTGGCCTTGCTAGAAGCCACCACGGCCTCGATGAAAGCCATGCCACGGACACCGTCTTCGATCTTCGGAAAGTCGTTCTCGATCACGGTCGGCTCACGGCCTTCCATGCGCGCGCGGATGGTGTTGGCAAAGTTCTTGTAGATGTTCGCAAAGCCTTCCAGGTAGCCCTCTGGGTGAGCCGGTGGTGTGCGGCTACCAGCGGCAGCGGCAGCACCGAGATAACCATTGGCCGTGCGATACACCTGCATCGGCTGGTCCAGCCATTTGACCAACATGGTGTTAGGCTCCTTCTGGTGCCACTCCAGGCTGCCTTTTTCACCATACACGCGGATGTTGAGGTTATTCTCCTCACCCACGCTGATCTGGGAGCAGTGCAGCACGCCCTTGGCGCCATTGTCAAAGCGCAGCAGGATGTTTGCATCGTCATCCAGCAGGCGACCTTCAACGAAGGTGGAAAGGTCTGCCGCCAGTTCACTGATCTTCAGGCCGGAGATGTATTCCGCCAAATTTTCTGCGTGCGTGCCGATGTCACCCACACAACCCGCTGCACCGGACTTGGTGGGGTCCGTGCGCCAGGCTGCCTGCTTTTGACCGCTCTCCTCCACTTTCGTGGCCAGCCAGCCCTGGGGGTATTCCACCACCACTTTGCGGATCTTGCCCAGAGTGCCGTTGTGCACCATCTCGCGGGCCTGCTTCACCAGCGGGTAGCCCGTGTAGTTGTGCGTGAGGCCATAGATGAGGCCCGTCTTTTCCACCAGCTTAGCCAGCTCTTGGGCTTCCTTGAGGTCAAAGGTGGCAGGCTTGTCGCTGAGGACGTGAAAGCCATGCTCCAGGGCCATCTTAGCGGGTGGGAAATGCACGTGGTTAGGCGTCACGATGGCGATGAAGTCCATGCGCTCACCTTCCGGCAGGGCAGCTTCCGCTTTGATCATTTCTTCGTAGCTGCCGTAGCAGCGGTCCGCTGGCAGAAACAGGTCTGCCCCGCTGTCCTTGGACTTTTGTGGATCGGACGAAAAAGCTCCACAGACGAGTTCGATCTGCTGATCAATTGCGGCTGCGATGCGGTGTACTGCGCCGATGAAGGCACCACGCCCGCCGCCGACCATGCCATAACGAATTTTCCGACTCATAAACAGGTGTTCTGGATTCTGGGGTTAGTTTTGAAAAAGGACTGCGAGTGTGGCGCAGGCGCACCGGGTGGGTCAAGAGCGTAGCAGAGCTTTTGGGGGGGCGAACCGGATCGTTCATGGCTTCGGAGGTTGCTTCCAGGGACATTCAGCGGTTAGCCTAGCCCCATGTCTGCTTCTCCATCACGCTCCAAGATCAAAGCACCGGCGGAAATCCGGCGTCTGGAGGATCTGCCCAATATCGGTCAAAAGCTAGCAGCAGACCTGCGCCTAGCAGGGGTGATGCAGCCGCTGGATCTTTTGAATCGTGAACCCCTGTCTTTGTTTCGGGACTTGGCCCCCATCATGGGGCCGCGCCATGACCCTTGTGTGTTCTACACCTTGCTAGCAGTGAGGCATTTTTTACAGCATTCGGAAGCATTCTCTTGGTGGAAATTTACCGCCCAGGGAAAGGAAATTCTTAAGCGCTGAAAGGCAAAATGCGAATCGCAGGGCTATGTGCATGAAATGAAGAAATCTTGAATAGAGGCCACATTGGGCGGGTCAAACCCACCGCTATGAAAACCTCACTCATCTCCTCTGTGCGAGCATGGGGCACCGCAGCTCTTGCGGCCGTGTGTCTTTTTGCTTTTCCCATGAATTCAGAAGCCCGTGACCATCGTCACCACGGCCATCATTACAGCCGTGTCTATCGTGGGCATCACCATCATCACCACTACCAGCCGCGTTATCGTGGGCACCGCGTCATCCGCAATCCCTACTACAGCTATCCTCGCTCCTCGGGCTTTGTGATCTCGTTTGGAAACGGTTATGCAGGCCGTGGTTACTACTATGGCCCACCCCGCCGCTCCTATTATTCTAGGCAGCCCGGTGTGGTGTTTTACAGCCGCCGTGGGCTAGTGCCTTCCAGGTATTGGTAAGCGGTGAATCATCAAGACCACCGGTCAAAAATCCGGTGGTCTTTTTGGTTAGGCTAAGTGAAAAACTCCATTCAATTCATCCCTCGATACAACCAAAAAAACTCAATCATTCGAATAAAATTTGAAGCCATTCGATCCAACTCAAT from the Prosthecobacter dejongeii genome contains:
- a CDS encoding Gfo/Idh/MocA family protein → MSRKIRYGMVGGGRGAFIGAVHRIAAAIDQQIELVCGAFSSDPQKSKDSGADLFLPADRCYGSYEEMIKAEAALPEGERMDFIAIVTPNHVHFPPAKMALEHGFHVLSDKPATFDLKEAQELAKLVEKTGLIYGLTHNYTGYPLVKQAREMVHNGTLGKIRKVVVEYPQGWLATKVEESGQKQAAWRTDPTKSGAAGCVGDIGTHAENLAEYISGLKISELAADLSTFVEGRLLDDDANILLRFDNGAKGVLHCSQISVGEENNLNIRVYGEKGSLEWHQKEPNTMLVKWLDQPMQVYRTANGYLGAAAAAGSRTPPAHPEGYLEGFANIYKNFANTIRARMEGREPTVIENDFPKIEDGVRGMAFIEAVVASSKANAAWTKVG
- a CDS encoding helix-hairpin-helix domain-containing protein, which codes for MSASPSRSKIKAPAEIRRLEDLPNIGQKLAADLRLAGVMQPLDLLNREPLSLFRDLAPIMGPRHDPCVFYTLLAVRHFLQHSEAFSWWKFTAQGKEILKR